GACACCGCCGAACGGCAGTTTGGAGGTGGCGAAGTGGAACAGCAGCTGGTTGATCACCATGCCGCCGGCGGGCACCTCGCGGATCACGCGTTCCCGGACCGCCTTGGTCTTGGTGAACAGGTAGGCGGCAAGCGGCTTGGGCCGCGCGTTGACGAATTTGATTGCCTCGTCGAGGGATTGCACCGTCACGATCGGCAGGATGGGCCCGAAGATCTCGTCGGTCATCAGCGACTCTTCGGGATCCGGGTCGACCACCAGCGTCGGCTGGATCTTGATGTTGGCGGGGTCGGAGCCGCCGCCGAGGGCCACCTGGCCCTTGGTCTCCGCCAGCGCCTTGGTCAGCCGCGCGAAGTGGCGCTCGTTGACAATGCGCTTGCCCTCGGGGTTCTTCGACTCGAACTTGGTGACAGCCTTGGTGATCTCGTCGACCAGCTTGTCCTTGATGCTGGCGTCGGCCAGCACGTAGTCGGGGGCGATGCAGATCTGGCCGGAGTTGATCAGCTTGGTCCAGGCGATGCGCTTGGCCGCGATCTCGACGTCGGCGTCGGCCGTCACGATGACCGGGCTCTTTCCGCCGAGTTCGAGGGTGACCGGGCTCAGATGCGCCGCCGCACTCTGGTAGACCTTGCGACCGATCTCGGTGCCCCCGGTGAAGAACACGTGGTCGAAGCCCTGCGCGATGAGTTCCTGGCTGACCGCGCCGTCGCCCTCGACGACCACGATGGCCTCCGGGTCCAGGTAGCGCGGCACCAGCTCGGCCATCACCGCGGACGAGGCCGGTGCCACCTCGGACGGCTTGAGCACGACGGTGTTGCCGGCGGCGATCGCGCCGACGGCCGGGCCCAGCGTGAGGGCGAACGGGAAGTTCCAGGCGCCGATGATCAACACGGTGCCGTAGGGCTCGTACTCGACCCAGCCCCGCCCGGGAAGCTGTGAGGATTCCAGCAACCGGTAGCGGCGCTTGGCCCACTTGCCGACGTTCTTGGCGGCGTTCTTGGCCTCACCGGCGGTGCTGGCGATGTCGGCCAGCCACGCCTCGAACGGCGCGCGTCCCAGGTCCTTGGCCAGCGCGTCGGCGATCATCGACTCGTTCTCGACGACCAGCTTCTCCAGCGCGCGCAGCTGACGCTTGCGCCATTCGATGTCGCGGGTGCGCCCCGTCGCGTAGGCCTTCCGGACGCCCGCGACGACGGCCGGAATGTCCACGGCGCCGGCGGCGGGGATGGCTTCTTTGGAAACTTCGGTGGTCACGGCATGCCCTTCCTGACGTTGCGGAGGCTTTGTGTCCCTGGGCGCCATGGTAGCCAACCACCTGGTTGGGCGACAGGCCGCGGTCGGGCGGCCTGCGCGATCAGCCGCGTTCGGCGACGACGAAGTTCGAGAAGGCGTCCTGGTCGTCGGTCATCGGCACACCGTCGACCCAACGGTCGAGGCGGCGCATCTCGTCGGTGGCCGCGGTCGCGGTGGCCCGCCAGTCGTGGGCGTTGAGCCATTCGTCGAGCTCAGCGCGGTCCGGATCGTTGTAGACCAGGTCGGCGATGTCGAGGTCGGGTCGCTGGAGGTCGAGCGCCTGCGCGACCCGCTCGAACCGCTGCTGCATTTCCTCGCGGCGGTCCATGGAGTGCTTTCCGGCGGTCTCGGCGGCGATCCGGCTGCCCGGGGCGCTCAGGGCGCCGATGTTCTCGAACAGCCGGTCCTGCGCCTCGGCGGGCAGGTACATCAGCAATCCCTCCGCCAGCCAGGCGGTGGGCTGGGTCGGATCGAACCCGGCCCGGCGCAGTTCGGCCGGCCAGTCGAAGCGCAGGTCGACGGCCACCTCGACGCGCCGCGCGGTCGGGGCCGCGCCGTGCTCGGCAAGCTTGGCCGCCTTGTACTCGAGGACCTTGGGCTGGTCGATCTCGAAGACCCGGGTGCCATCCGGCCACGGCAGTCGGTAGGCGCGTGAGTCCAGGCCAGAGGCCAGGATCACCATCTGCCGAATTCCGGCGGCGGCGGCCTCGGTGAAGAACGCGTCGAAGAAATTGGTGCGCACGGCCTGGTAGTTGCGCATGTGCCGGAAGATCGCGGCGGCCTCGGCGTCCACTCCGGCCACCCGTTCGATGACGTCCTCTTCCAGCAAGTTCTGCCAGGGGAGTCCCGATACGCCGTCGACGAGCAGACGCGCGTACGGGTCGTTGATCAGCGAGTCCTGGCTCTCGGTGTCGGCCGCGCGTGCGGCAGCCACCATGACGGCGGTGCTGCCGACGCTGGTCGCGATGTCCCAGCTGTCGTCGTCGGTGCGAAGTGCGCCCATGATCAATCCCTGTCCTACAGCGAAAAGTTCCGCCGCCATCCTACCGAATAAACTTAGCCAACCTATCGGTACCGAGTGCAGCAACACGGGCCCTGGCCACGAAACCCGTTGCCACACAGGGACTTACATTCCGGAGTGGCTGCCGTCACTTTGCCGGCTTGAGCCGCCACAACCGGTGCTCGAGCAGTAACTTGAGTTGATCGGTGATCCGCTCGAGCTGCTCGTGATCGCCGACGAATCCGGCATAGAAGCCCATCCCCCAGAACACCGCGACCAGCATCTCCACCAGCGAGGTGACATCGGTGTCCGTGGTCAACTCCCCGGCCTTGATCGCCTCGTTGACGGCCCACGCCACAAAGTCGCGCGAGCCCTGTAGCGCATCGTTGCCGTCCTGGCGCAGTTCCGGGTGCCGCTGGGATTCCAACACCGCCGCCACCATAAAGGCCGCCGCGGAGCGATCTTCGGAGTCGGCCTGAACCGCGGCGACCAGGAAAGCCTCCAGCCGGCCCACCAGGGTGGTCGCGGTCTGCGCCCGCTCCACACCGGCGGCGATGACCAGGGCGTTGGTGCGTTCCACGACCTCGGCGAACAGGGCTCGCTTGTTGGGGAAGTAGTGGTTGATGGCGGGTCGGGTCAGATCGGCGCGCAGGGCGATTGCCTGGAAAGTCGCCGCGTCGTAGCCCAATTCACTGAAGACCTGGCGAGCGGAGCGCAAAATTCGCTCCCGCGTCTCCGCCGCCTTTGCTGCGGGGGGCCGACCCGGGCCCCGGCGACTAGCAGTATGCGGCACAGTCAAATTGTGCCACAGGTCACCGGTCAATCCCCGCGGAGGTTCACTGAAGGCCCGAATATGACGGATCCGTAAGCGGATCTACCTGCGGTCGAAGAAAAACGGAGCCACAACCCGCATTTGCCGACTATTCCCGCAGCAAAGCCGAACGCCGAAGTTCGGCCGAACCGGTCGCCGCAACCCCGATTTCGCTGTCGCACCACCCGTTCGGCAATTCGCGACGTCGCCGCATAGACAGCGAGCCGGGCGTGGTTTGCCGTCGCCAAAGTGGGTGCGCGGGGACCCCGGAGCGAACTAGGGTTTACGAAATGGCGACCTTCGTCTCCCGGGAAGCGTATTTCGACGCCGGTCTCGAGGTGTTGGCCGAACTGGGCTATGGGGGGCTGAAGTTAGCCCAGGTGTGCGGTCGCCTCGGCGTCACCACGGGATCCTTCTATCACTACTTCCCCAGCTGGTCGGCCTACACCAGTGACCTGGTGGAACACTGGCAGAACGGCTTGACCGGCCAGCGTGTGGCACGCCTGCGCAACGAG
This DNA window, taken from Mycolicibacterium sp. MU0050, encodes the following:
- a CDS encoding TetR/AcrR family transcriptional regulator gives rise to the protein MPHTASRRGPGRPPAAKAAETRERILRSARQVFSELGYDAATFQAIALRADLTRPAINHYFPNKRALFAEVVERTNALVIAAGVERAQTATTLVGRLEAFLVAAVQADSEDRSAAAFMVAAVLESQRHPELRQDGNDALQGSRDFVAWAVNEAIKAGELTTDTDVTSLVEMLVAVFWGMGFYAGFVGDHEQLERITDQLKLLLEHRLWRLKPAK
- a CDS encoding aldehyde dehydrogenase family protein; its protein translation is MTTEVSKEAIPAAGAVDIPAVVAGVRKAYATGRTRDIEWRKRQLRALEKLVVENESMIADALAKDLGRAPFEAWLADIASTAGEAKNAAKNVGKWAKRRYRLLESSQLPGRGWVEYEPYGTVLIIGAWNFPFALTLGPAVGAIAAGNTVVLKPSEVAPASSAVMAELVPRYLDPEAIVVVEGDGAVSQELIAQGFDHVFFTGGTEIGRKVYQSAAAHLSPVTLELGGKSPVIVTADADVEIAAKRIAWTKLINSGQICIAPDYVLADASIKDKLVDEITKAVTKFESKNPEGKRIVNERHFARLTKALAETKGQVALGGGSDPANIKIQPTLVVDPDPEESLMTDEIFGPILPIVTVQSLDEAIKFVNARPKPLAAYLFTKTKAVRERVIREVPAGGMVINQLLFHFATSKLPFGGVGPSGMGSYHGKFGFEEFSHHKTVMTKPTRPDLISMIYPPYTEKAWKMARRLF
- a CDS encoding class I SAM-dependent methyltransferase, with the translated sequence MGALRTDDDSWDIATSVGSTAVMVAAARAADTESQDSLINDPYARLLVDGVSGLPWQNLLEEDVIERVAGVDAEAAAIFRHMRNYQAVRTNFFDAFFTEAAAAGIRQMVILASGLDSRAYRLPWPDGTRVFEIDQPKVLEYKAAKLAEHGAAPTARRVEVAVDLRFDWPAELRRAGFDPTQPTAWLAEGLLMYLPAEAQDRLFENIGALSAPGSRIAAETAGKHSMDRREEMQQRFERVAQALDLQRPDLDIADLVYNDPDRAELDEWLNAHDWRATATAATDEMRRLDRWVDGVPMTDDQDAFSNFVVAERG